One genomic region from Lathamus discolor isolate bLatDis1 chromosome 9, bLatDis1.hap1, whole genome shotgun sequence encodes:
- the RPS6KA6 gene encoding ribosomal protein S6 kinase alpha-6 isoform X3 gives MVPFAPLEDAEEPEPCHKMELYVSGGELNGLKMADEPMEEGEPYAYHDEGSVKEIPITHHVKEGCEKADPAQFELLKVLGQGSFGKVFLVRKIIGPDAGQLYAMKVLKKASLKVRDRVRTKMERDILVEVNHPFIVKLHYAFQTEGKLYLILDFLRGGDVFTRLSKEVMFTEEDVKFYLAELALALDHLHSLGIVYRDLKPENILLDEAGHIKLTDFGLSKESVDQEKKAYSFCGTVEYMAPEVVNRRGHNQSADWWSFGVLMFEMLTGTLPFQGKDRNETMNMILKAKLGMPQFLSPEAQSLLRMLFKRNPSNRLGAGSDGVEEIKRHPFFSTVDWNKLFRREIQPPFKPASGKPEDTFCFDPEFTAKTPKDSPGVPPSANAHQLFKGFSFVATTTVEDHKISPLTNILPIVQQLHGNSAQFTDVYELKEDIGVGSYSVCKRCIHIATNMEFAVKIIDKSKRDPSEEIEILMRYGQHPNIITLKDVYDDGRFIYLVTELMKGGELLDRILRQKFFSEREASAVLYTIAKTVDYLHCQGVVHRDLKPSNILYTDDSNNADSIRICDFGFAKQLRGENGLLLTPCYTANFVAPEVLMRQGYDAACDIWSLGVLLYTMLAGYTPFANGPNDTPEEILVRIGSGKFSLSGGNWDTVSDAAKDLLSHMLHVDPHQRYTAEQVLKHSWIACRDQLPHYQLNRQDAPHLVKESHVSLHGSLSPNCTAQ, from the exons GATGAAGGAAGTGTGAAAGAAATTCCTATTACACACCATGTGAAAGAAGGCTGTGAAAAAGCAGATCCAGCACAGTTTGAACTACTTAAGGTTCTTGGACAGGGATCATTTGGAAAG GTCTTCCTTGTACGGAAAATAATTGGTCCTGATGCTGGGCAACTTTATGCAATGAAAGTATTGAAAAAAGCTTCTTTAAAAG ttcGGGATAGAGTTCGTACAAAAATGGAGAGGGATATATTAGTAGAAGTAAATCATCCATTTATCGTCAAGCTGCACTATG cCTTTCAGACTGAAGGGAAGCTATATTTAATACTGGATTTTCTCAGGGGAGGAGATGTATTCACACGATTATCCAAAGAG GTTATGTTTACAGAGGAAGATGTGAAATTCTACCTCGCAGAACTGGCCCTTGCTTTGGATCACCTTCACAGCTTGGGAATTGTATACAGGGACCTGAAGCCAGAAAA cattttgcttGATGAAGCAGGACATATCAAGTTAACAG ACTTTGGACTCAGCAAAGAATCAGTAGATCAAGAGAAGAAGGCCTATTCTTTCTGTGGTACTGTAGAATACATGGCACCTGAAGTGGTAAACAGGCGAGGGCACAACCAGAGTGCTGACTGGTGGTCCTTTGGTGTTCTCATG tttgaaatgctTACTGGTACACTACCATTTCAAGGTAAAGATCGAAATGAAACTATGAATATGATACTCAA agCAAAGCTTGGAATGCCTCAGTTCCTCAGCCCTGAAGCACAAAGTCTTCTGAGGATGTTGTTTAAAAGGAACCCATCAAATAGATTAG GAGCTGGATCAGATGGAGTTGAAGAAATTAAGAgacatccttttttttctactgttgACTGGAAT AAACTGTTCAGAAGAGAAATTCAACCTCCATTTAAACCTGCTTCTGGAAAGCCAGAAGATACCTTCTGTTTTGATCCAGAATTCACAGCAAAAACACCAAAAG ATTCTCCAGGAGTCCCACCTAGTGCGAATGCACATCAGCTCTTTAAAGGATTTAGTTTTGTGGCAACTACTACTGTAGAAGATCATAAAATATCACCACTCACCAATATACTGCCAATAGTACAG CAGCTTCATGGAAACAGCGCACAATTTACTGATGTATATGAACTGAAGGAAGATATTGGTGTTGGTTCCTACTCCGTTTGCAAGCGATGTATCCACATAGCTACAAATATGGAGTTTGCTGTGAAG ATAATTGATAAAAGTAAGAGGGACCCCTCAGAAGAAATTGAGATTCTCATGCGTTATGGACAACATCCAAACATTATTACTTTAAAGGAT GTGTATGATGATGGTAGATTCATATACCTTGTCACGGAGTTGATGAAAGGAGGAGAGCTGCTTGATCGAATTCTCAGACAGAAGTTCTTCTCTGAACGAGAGGCTAGCGCTGTATTATACACTATAGCCAAGACTGTGGACTACCTGCACTGCCAAGGA GTAGTGCATCGGGACCTTAAACCtagtaatattttatatacGGATGATTCAAATAATGCCGATTCTATCAGGATTTGTGATTTTGGATTTGCAAAACAACTTCGAGGAGAAAATGGACTACTTCTAACTCCATGCTACACTGCAAACTTTGTGGCACCAGAG GTTCTCATGAGACAGGGATATGATGCTGCATGTGACATATGGAGCTTGGGTGTTCTTCTTTACACAATGTTGGCAGG ctATACTCCATTTGCCAATGGTCCTAATGATACTCCAGAGGAGATCCTGGTACGGATAGGCAGTGGAAAATTTTCCTTAAGTGGAGGCAACTGGGACACGGTTTCAGATGCAGCAAAG GACTTGTTATCACATATGCTTCACGTAGATCCACATCAGCGGTATACAGCAGAGCAAGTATTGAAACATTCATGGATAGCCTGTAGAGACCAGTTGCCACATTATCAACTAAACAGGCAAGATGCACCACATCTAGTAAAG
- the RPS6KA6 gene encoding ribosomal protein S6 kinase alpha-6 isoform X4 yields MADEPMEEGEPYAYHDEGSVKEIPITHHVKEGCEKADPAQFELLKVLGQGSFGKVFLVRKIIGPDAGQLYAMKVLKKASLKVRDRVRTKMERDILVEVNHPFIVKLHYAFQTEGKLYLILDFLRGGDVFTRLSKEVMFTEEDVKFYLAELALALDHLHSLGIVYRDLKPENILLDEAGHIKLTDFGLSKESVDQEKKAYSFCGTVEYMAPEVVNRRGHNQSADWWSFGVLMFEMLTGTLPFQGKDRNETMNMILKAKLGMPQFLSPEAQSLLRMLFKRNPSNRLGAGSDGVEEIKRHPFFSTVDWNKLFRREIQPPFKPASGKPEDTFCFDPEFTAKTPKDSPGVPPSANAHQLFKGFSFVATTTVEDHKISPLTNILPIVQQLHGNSAQFTDVYELKEDIGVGSYSVCKRCIHIATNMEFAVKIIDKSKRDPSEEIEILMRYGQHPNIITLKDVYDDGRFIYLVTELMKGGELLDRILRQKFFSEREASAVLYTIAKTVDYLHCQGVVHRDLKPSNILYTDDSNNADSIRICDFGFAKQLRGENGLLLTPCYTANFVAPEVLMRQGYDAACDIWSLGVLLYTMLAGYTPFANGPNDTPEEILVRIGSGKFSLSGGNWDTVSDAAKDLLSHMLHVDPHQRYTAEQVLKHSWIACRDQLPHYQLNRQDAPHLVKGAMAATYSALNHKTFQPVLEPVAASSLAQRRSMKKLTSTDL; encoded by the exons GATGAAGGAAGTGTGAAAGAAATTCCTATTACACACCATGTGAAAGAAGGCTGTGAAAAAGCAGATCCAGCACAGTTTGAACTACTTAAGGTTCTTGGACAGGGATCATTTGGAAAG GTCTTCCTTGTACGGAAAATAATTGGTCCTGATGCTGGGCAACTTTATGCAATGAAAGTATTGAAAAAAGCTTCTTTAAAAG ttcGGGATAGAGTTCGTACAAAAATGGAGAGGGATATATTAGTAGAAGTAAATCATCCATTTATCGTCAAGCTGCACTATG cCTTTCAGACTGAAGGGAAGCTATATTTAATACTGGATTTTCTCAGGGGAGGAGATGTATTCACACGATTATCCAAAGAG GTTATGTTTACAGAGGAAGATGTGAAATTCTACCTCGCAGAACTGGCCCTTGCTTTGGATCACCTTCACAGCTTGGGAATTGTATACAGGGACCTGAAGCCAGAAAA cattttgcttGATGAAGCAGGACATATCAAGTTAACAG ACTTTGGACTCAGCAAAGAATCAGTAGATCAAGAGAAGAAGGCCTATTCTTTCTGTGGTACTGTAGAATACATGGCACCTGAAGTGGTAAACAGGCGAGGGCACAACCAGAGTGCTGACTGGTGGTCCTTTGGTGTTCTCATG tttgaaatgctTACTGGTACACTACCATTTCAAGGTAAAGATCGAAATGAAACTATGAATATGATACTCAA agCAAAGCTTGGAATGCCTCAGTTCCTCAGCCCTGAAGCACAAAGTCTTCTGAGGATGTTGTTTAAAAGGAACCCATCAAATAGATTAG GAGCTGGATCAGATGGAGTTGAAGAAATTAAGAgacatccttttttttctactgttgACTGGAAT AAACTGTTCAGAAGAGAAATTCAACCTCCATTTAAACCTGCTTCTGGAAAGCCAGAAGATACCTTCTGTTTTGATCCAGAATTCACAGCAAAAACACCAAAAG ATTCTCCAGGAGTCCCACCTAGTGCGAATGCACATCAGCTCTTTAAAGGATTTAGTTTTGTGGCAACTACTACTGTAGAAGATCATAAAATATCACCACTCACCAATATACTGCCAATAGTACAG CAGCTTCATGGAAACAGCGCACAATTTACTGATGTATATGAACTGAAGGAAGATATTGGTGTTGGTTCCTACTCCGTTTGCAAGCGATGTATCCACATAGCTACAAATATGGAGTTTGCTGTGAAG ATAATTGATAAAAGTAAGAGGGACCCCTCAGAAGAAATTGAGATTCTCATGCGTTATGGACAACATCCAAACATTATTACTTTAAAGGAT GTGTATGATGATGGTAGATTCATATACCTTGTCACGGAGTTGATGAAAGGAGGAGAGCTGCTTGATCGAATTCTCAGACAGAAGTTCTTCTCTGAACGAGAGGCTAGCGCTGTATTATACACTATAGCCAAGACTGTGGACTACCTGCACTGCCAAGGA GTAGTGCATCGGGACCTTAAACCtagtaatattttatatacGGATGATTCAAATAATGCCGATTCTATCAGGATTTGTGATTTTGGATTTGCAAAACAACTTCGAGGAGAAAATGGACTACTTCTAACTCCATGCTACACTGCAAACTTTGTGGCACCAGAG GTTCTCATGAGACAGGGATATGATGCTGCATGTGACATATGGAGCTTGGGTGTTCTTCTTTACACAATGTTGGCAGG ctATACTCCATTTGCCAATGGTCCTAATGATACTCCAGAGGAGATCCTGGTACGGATAGGCAGTGGAAAATTTTCCTTAAGTGGAGGCAACTGGGACACGGTTTCAGATGCAGCAAAG GACTTGTTATCACATATGCTTCACGTAGATCCACATCAGCGGTATACAGCAGAGCAAGTATTGAAACATTCATGGATAGCCTGTAGAGACCAGTTGCCACATTATCAACTAAACAGGCAAGATGCACCACATCTAGTAAAG